From the Oryzias latipes chromosome 22, ASM223467v1 genome, one window contains:
- the LOC101169648 gene encoding ribosomal protein S6 kinase alpha-1 isoform X2, producing the protein MEKDKRKIRMLFFYLFGKNKPLTDRPGNHKNCRSKAATSDTDEPTNLWTEDGDVKEYNITNVVKEGSEKADASQFELLKVLGQGSFGKVFLVRKVTPPDANQLYAMKVLKKATLKVRDRVRTKMERDILADVNHPFVVKLHYAFQTEGKLYLILDFLRGGDLFTRLSKEVMFTEEDVKFYLAELALGLDHLHSLGIIYRDLKPENILLDEEGHIKLTDFGLCKEAIDHEKKAYSFCGTVEYMAPEVVNRQGHTHSADWWSFGVLMFEMLTGALPFQGKDRKETMNLILKARLGMPQFLSAEAQSLLRALFKRNPSNRLGSGADGAEEIKRHGFFATIDWNKLFRKELKPPFRPAVARPDDTFYFDSEFTSRTPKDSPGVPPSAGAHQLFRGFSFVASTMLEEDGSVEPPQPPPHPVVKQLHGKNLLFSDGYVLKEDIGMGSFSVCKRCIHKATNTEYAVKVIDKTSTDPSEEIDILLRYGQHPNIITLKDVYDNGKQVFLVTELMRGGELLDRILKQKFFSEREASAVLHTITKTVEYLHSQGVVHRDLKPSNILYVDESGNPESIRICDFGFAKQLRANNGLLMTPCYTANFVAPEVLKRQGYDEGCDIWSLGVLLYTMLAGFTPFANGPEDTPNEILNRIGNGHFSLNGGNWDTVSDAAKDLVSKMLHVDPLQRLTAKQVLKHPWIVQREKLPNSQLPHQDPKLVKGAMAATYSALKNSQPTPELKPIESSFLAQRRVKKLPSTSL; encoded by the exons GAAGACGGAGACGTCAAAGAGTACAACATTACCAATGTGGTTAAAGAGGGTTCGGAGAAGGCAGATGCCTCCCAGTTTGAGCTGCTCAAGGTTTTGGGACAGGGGTCCTTTGGAAAG gtgttCCTTGTGCGAAAGGTGACTCCTCCAGATGCTAACCAGCTCTATGCCATGAAGGTTCTCAAGAAGGCCACACTGAAAG TGAGAGATCGGGTCAGAACCAAGATGGAAAGGGATATCCTTGCTGATGTCAACCACCCATTTGTCGTCAAGCTCCACTACG CATTCCAGACTGAAGGAAAGCTTTATCTGATCCTGGACTTTCTCAGAGGGGGAGATCTTTTCACCAGACTTTCTAAAGAG GTGATGTTCACTGAGGAAGACGTGAAGTTTTACCTAGCAGAGCTGGCGTTGGGACTGGACCATCTTCACAGCCTTGGCATCATTTACAGAGACCTTAAACCAGAAAA CATTCTCTTGGATGAGGAGGGACACATCAAACTCACAG ATTTTGGTTTGTGTAAAGAGGCGATTGACCATGAGAAAAAAGCTTACTCCTTCTGTGGCACTGTGGAGTACATGGCTCCTGAGGTCGTGAACCGACAGGGACACACCCACAGCGCCGACTGGTGGTCATTCGGAGTACTAATG TTTGAGATGCTGACAGGAGCGCTTCCATTTCAAGGGAAGGACCGCAAGGAAACGATGAACCTGATTCTAAA GGCACGTCTAGGAATGCCTCAATTCCTGAGTGCGGAGGCCCAGTCTCTGCTCAGAGCTCTGTTCAAGAGGAATCCCTCCAACAGACTGG GATCTGGAGCTGACGGAGCAGAGGAGATCAAGCGGCATGGATTCTTCGCTACTATAGACTGGAAT AAACTCTTCAGAAAAGAACTCAAACCTCCATTCAGACCAGCCGTTGCCCGTCCAGATGACACCTTTTACTTTGATTCAGAGTTCACTTCCCGCACGCCAAAAG acTCTCCTGGTGTGCCGCCAAGTGCAGGAGCTCATCAGCTCTTCAGGGGCTTCAGCTTTGTTGCATCAACTATGTTGGAGGAGGATGGTTCGGTGGAGCCGCCACAGCCCCCACCACACCCAGTGGTCAAG cagctgcatggGAAGAACTTGCTGTTCAGCGACGGGTACGTCCTCAAAGAGGACATCGGCATGGGGTCCTTCTCTGTCTGTAAGCGCTGCATCCACAAAGCCACCAACACTGAGTATGCAGTCAAG gtgattgACAAGACCAGCACAGACCCATCTGAGGAGATTGACATTCTACTTCGATATGGACAGCACCCAAACATCATTACCCTGAAGGAT GTGTACGACAACGGGAAGCAGGTGTTCCTGGTGACGGAGCTGATGCGTGGAGGAGAGCTGCTGGACCGGATCCTCAAGCAGAAATTCTTTTCAGAGCGAGAGGCCAGCGCTGTACTTCACACCATCACCAAGACTGTGGAGTACCTCCACTCCCAGGGG GTCGTACACAGAGACCTGAAGCCCAGTAACATCCTATATGTTGATGAGTCAGGCAATCCCGAGTCCATCAGGATCTGTGACTTCGGCTTTGCTAAGCAGTTGCGTGCCAACAACGGCCTGCTTATGACCCCGTGCTACACGGCTAACTTTGTGGCTCCTGAG GTGCTGAAGCGTCAGGGTTATGATGAAGGATGTGACATCTGGAGCCTGGGAGTTTTACTGTACACCATGCTGGCTGG ttttaCTCCGTTTGCTAACGGACCTGAAGATACCCCAAACGAGATTCTGAACAGGATAGGGAATGGTCATTTCAGTCTGAATGGAGGAAACTGGGACACAGTGTCAGACGCAGCCAAG gACCTTGTCTCTAAGATGCTTCATGTGGACCCCCTTCAGAGACTTACGGCTAAGCAGGTCCTCAAACACCCCTGGATCGTCCAGAGAGAGAAGCTACCCAACAGCCAACTTCCACATCAGGACCCTAAACTGGTCAAG GGTGCAATGGCTGCAACCTACTCTGCCCTGAAGAACTCGCAGCCCACTCCAGAGCTGAAACCCATTGAGAGCTCCTTCCTTGCTCAGAGGCGTGTGAAGAAGCTTCCCTCCACGTCTCTGTAG
- the LOC101169648 gene encoding ribosomal protein S6 kinase 2 alpha isoform X4 yields the protein MWRFIFRTKARAPENESHITWIEQEFANFKHQEDGDVKEYNITNVVKEGSEKADASQFELLKVLGQGSFGKVFLVRKVTPPDANQLYAMKVLKKATLKVRDRVRTKMERDILADVNHPFVVKLHYAFQTEGKLYLILDFLRGGDLFTRLSKEVMFTEEDVKFYLAELALGLDHLHSLGIIYRDLKPENILLDEEGHIKLTDFGLCKEAIDHEKKAYSFCGTVEYMAPEVVNRQGHTHSADWWSFGVLMFEMLTGALPFQGKDRKETMNLILKARLGMPQFLSAEAQSLLRALFKRNPSNRLGSGADGAEEIKRHGFFATIDWNKLFRKELKPPFRPAVARPDDTFYFDSEFTSRTPKDSPGVPPSAGAHQLFRGFSFVASTMLEEDGSVEPPQPPPHPVVKQLHGKNLLFSDGYVLKEDIGMGSFSVCKRCIHKATNTEYAVKVIDKTSTDPSEEIDILLRYGQHPNIITLKDVYDNGKQVFLVTELMRGGELLDRILKQKFFSEREASAVLHTITKTVEYLHSQGVVHRDLKPSNILYVDESGNPESIRICDFGFAKQLRANNGLLMTPCYTANFVAPEVLKRQGYDEGCDIWSLGVLLYTMLAGFTPFANGPEDTPNEILNRIGNGHFSLNGGNWDTVSDAAKDLVSKMLHVDPLQRLTAKQVLKHPWIVQREKLPNSQLPHQDPKLVKGAMAATYSALKNSQPTPELKPIESSFLAQRRVKKLPSTSL from the exons GAAGACGGAGACGTCAAAGAGTACAACATTACCAATGTGGTTAAAGAGGGTTCGGAGAAGGCAGATGCCTCCCAGTTTGAGCTGCTCAAGGTTTTGGGACAGGGGTCCTTTGGAAAG gtgttCCTTGTGCGAAAGGTGACTCCTCCAGATGCTAACCAGCTCTATGCCATGAAGGTTCTCAAGAAGGCCACACTGAAAG TGAGAGATCGGGTCAGAACCAAGATGGAAAGGGATATCCTTGCTGATGTCAACCACCCATTTGTCGTCAAGCTCCACTACG CATTCCAGACTGAAGGAAAGCTTTATCTGATCCTGGACTTTCTCAGAGGGGGAGATCTTTTCACCAGACTTTCTAAAGAG GTGATGTTCACTGAGGAAGACGTGAAGTTTTACCTAGCAGAGCTGGCGTTGGGACTGGACCATCTTCACAGCCTTGGCATCATTTACAGAGACCTTAAACCAGAAAA CATTCTCTTGGATGAGGAGGGACACATCAAACTCACAG ATTTTGGTTTGTGTAAAGAGGCGATTGACCATGAGAAAAAAGCTTACTCCTTCTGTGGCACTGTGGAGTACATGGCTCCTGAGGTCGTGAACCGACAGGGACACACCCACAGCGCCGACTGGTGGTCATTCGGAGTACTAATG TTTGAGATGCTGACAGGAGCGCTTCCATTTCAAGGGAAGGACCGCAAGGAAACGATGAACCTGATTCTAAA GGCACGTCTAGGAATGCCTCAATTCCTGAGTGCGGAGGCCCAGTCTCTGCTCAGAGCTCTGTTCAAGAGGAATCCCTCCAACAGACTGG GATCTGGAGCTGACGGAGCAGAGGAGATCAAGCGGCATGGATTCTTCGCTACTATAGACTGGAAT AAACTCTTCAGAAAAGAACTCAAACCTCCATTCAGACCAGCCGTTGCCCGTCCAGATGACACCTTTTACTTTGATTCAGAGTTCACTTCCCGCACGCCAAAAG acTCTCCTGGTGTGCCGCCAAGTGCAGGAGCTCATCAGCTCTTCAGGGGCTTCAGCTTTGTTGCATCAACTATGTTGGAGGAGGATGGTTCGGTGGAGCCGCCACAGCCCCCACCACACCCAGTGGTCAAG cagctgcatggGAAGAACTTGCTGTTCAGCGACGGGTACGTCCTCAAAGAGGACATCGGCATGGGGTCCTTCTCTGTCTGTAAGCGCTGCATCCACAAAGCCACCAACACTGAGTATGCAGTCAAG gtgattgACAAGACCAGCACAGACCCATCTGAGGAGATTGACATTCTACTTCGATATGGACAGCACCCAAACATCATTACCCTGAAGGAT GTGTACGACAACGGGAAGCAGGTGTTCCTGGTGACGGAGCTGATGCGTGGAGGAGAGCTGCTGGACCGGATCCTCAAGCAGAAATTCTTTTCAGAGCGAGAGGCCAGCGCTGTACTTCACACCATCACCAAGACTGTGGAGTACCTCCACTCCCAGGGG GTCGTACACAGAGACCTGAAGCCCAGTAACATCCTATATGTTGATGAGTCAGGCAATCCCGAGTCCATCAGGATCTGTGACTTCGGCTTTGCTAAGCAGTTGCGTGCCAACAACGGCCTGCTTATGACCCCGTGCTACACGGCTAACTTTGTGGCTCCTGAG GTGCTGAAGCGTCAGGGTTATGATGAAGGATGTGACATCTGGAGCCTGGGAGTTTTACTGTACACCATGCTGGCTGG ttttaCTCCGTTTGCTAACGGACCTGAAGATACCCCAAACGAGATTCTGAACAGGATAGGGAATGGTCATTTCAGTCTGAATGGAGGAAACTGGGACACAGTGTCAGACGCAGCCAAG gACCTTGTCTCTAAGATGCTTCATGTGGACCCCCTTCAGAGACTTACGGCTAAGCAGGTCCTCAAACACCCCTGGATCGTCCAGAGAGAGAAGCTACCCAACAGCCAACTTCCACATCAGGACCCTAAACTGGTCAAG GGTGCAATGGCTGCAACCTACTCTGCCCTGAAGAACTCGCAGCCCACTCCAGAGCTGAAACCCATTGAGAGCTCCTTCCTTGCTCAGAGGCGTGTGAAGAAGCTTCCCTCCACGTCTCTGTAG
- the LOC101169648 gene encoding ribosomal protein S6 kinase 2 alpha isoform X3 produces the protein MPLAQIAEPWPQMELVQLETENGQSTTEDGVTNADKEDGDVKEYNITNVVKEGSEKADASQFELLKVLGQGSFGKVFLVRKVTPPDANQLYAMKVLKKATLKVRDRVRTKMERDILADVNHPFVVKLHYAFQTEGKLYLILDFLRGGDLFTRLSKEVMFTEEDVKFYLAELALGLDHLHSLGIIYRDLKPENILLDEEGHIKLTDFGLCKEAIDHEKKAYSFCGTVEYMAPEVVNRQGHTHSADWWSFGVLMFEMLTGALPFQGKDRKETMNLILKARLGMPQFLSAEAQSLLRALFKRNPSNRLGSGADGAEEIKRHGFFATIDWNKLFRKELKPPFRPAVARPDDTFYFDSEFTSRTPKDSPGVPPSAGAHQLFRGFSFVASTMLEEDGSVEPPQPPPHPVVKQLHGKNLLFSDGYVLKEDIGMGSFSVCKRCIHKATNTEYAVKVIDKTSTDPSEEIDILLRYGQHPNIITLKDVYDNGKQVFLVTELMRGGELLDRILKQKFFSEREASAVLHTITKTVEYLHSQGVVHRDLKPSNILYVDESGNPESIRICDFGFAKQLRANNGLLMTPCYTANFVAPEVLKRQGYDEGCDIWSLGVLLYTMLAGFTPFANGPEDTPNEILNRIGNGHFSLNGGNWDTVSDAAKDLVSKMLHVDPLQRLTAKQVLKHPWIVQREKLPNSQLPHQDPKLVKGAMAATYSALKNSQPTPELKPIESSFLAQRRVKKLPSTSL, from the exons GAAGACGGAGACGTCAAAGAGTACAACATTACCAATGTGGTTAAAGAGGGTTCGGAGAAGGCAGATGCCTCCCAGTTTGAGCTGCTCAAGGTTTTGGGACAGGGGTCCTTTGGAAAG gtgttCCTTGTGCGAAAGGTGACTCCTCCAGATGCTAACCAGCTCTATGCCATGAAGGTTCTCAAGAAGGCCACACTGAAAG TGAGAGATCGGGTCAGAACCAAGATGGAAAGGGATATCCTTGCTGATGTCAACCACCCATTTGTCGTCAAGCTCCACTACG CATTCCAGACTGAAGGAAAGCTTTATCTGATCCTGGACTTTCTCAGAGGGGGAGATCTTTTCACCAGACTTTCTAAAGAG GTGATGTTCACTGAGGAAGACGTGAAGTTTTACCTAGCAGAGCTGGCGTTGGGACTGGACCATCTTCACAGCCTTGGCATCATTTACAGAGACCTTAAACCAGAAAA CATTCTCTTGGATGAGGAGGGACACATCAAACTCACAG ATTTTGGTTTGTGTAAAGAGGCGATTGACCATGAGAAAAAAGCTTACTCCTTCTGTGGCACTGTGGAGTACATGGCTCCTGAGGTCGTGAACCGACAGGGACACACCCACAGCGCCGACTGGTGGTCATTCGGAGTACTAATG TTTGAGATGCTGACAGGAGCGCTTCCATTTCAAGGGAAGGACCGCAAGGAAACGATGAACCTGATTCTAAA GGCACGTCTAGGAATGCCTCAATTCCTGAGTGCGGAGGCCCAGTCTCTGCTCAGAGCTCTGTTCAAGAGGAATCCCTCCAACAGACTGG GATCTGGAGCTGACGGAGCAGAGGAGATCAAGCGGCATGGATTCTTCGCTACTATAGACTGGAAT AAACTCTTCAGAAAAGAACTCAAACCTCCATTCAGACCAGCCGTTGCCCGTCCAGATGACACCTTTTACTTTGATTCAGAGTTCACTTCCCGCACGCCAAAAG acTCTCCTGGTGTGCCGCCAAGTGCAGGAGCTCATCAGCTCTTCAGGGGCTTCAGCTTTGTTGCATCAACTATGTTGGAGGAGGATGGTTCGGTGGAGCCGCCACAGCCCCCACCACACCCAGTGGTCAAG cagctgcatggGAAGAACTTGCTGTTCAGCGACGGGTACGTCCTCAAAGAGGACATCGGCATGGGGTCCTTCTCTGTCTGTAAGCGCTGCATCCACAAAGCCACCAACACTGAGTATGCAGTCAAG gtgattgACAAGACCAGCACAGACCCATCTGAGGAGATTGACATTCTACTTCGATATGGACAGCACCCAAACATCATTACCCTGAAGGAT GTGTACGACAACGGGAAGCAGGTGTTCCTGGTGACGGAGCTGATGCGTGGAGGAGAGCTGCTGGACCGGATCCTCAAGCAGAAATTCTTTTCAGAGCGAGAGGCCAGCGCTGTACTTCACACCATCACCAAGACTGTGGAGTACCTCCACTCCCAGGGG GTCGTACACAGAGACCTGAAGCCCAGTAACATCCTATATGTTGATGAGTCAGGCAATCCCGAGTCCATCAGGATCTGTGACTTCGGCTTTGCTAAGCAGTTGCGTGCCAACAACGGCCTGCTTATGACCCCGTGCTACACGGCTAACTTTGTGGCTCCTGAG GTGCTGAAGCGTCAGGGTTATGATGAAGGATGTGACATCTGGAGCCTGGGAGTTTTACTGTACACCATGCTGGCTGG ttttaCTCCGTTTGCTAACGGACCTGAAGATACCCCAAACGAGATTCTGAACAGGATAGGGAATGGTCATTTCAGTCTGAATGGAGGAAACTGGGACACAGTGTCAGACGCAGCCAAG gACCTTGTCTCTAAGATGCTTCATGTGGACCCCCTTCAGAGACTTACGGCTAAGCAGGTCCTCAAACACCCCTGGATCGTCCAGAGAGAGAAGCTACCCAACAGCCAACTTCCACATCAGGACCCTAAACTGGTCAAG GGTGCAATGGCTGCAACCTACTCTGCCCTGAAGAACTCGCAGCCCACTCCAGAGCTGAAACCCATTGAGAGCTCCTTCCTTGCTCAGAGGCGTGTGAAGAAGCTTCCCTCCACGTCTCTGTAG
- the LOC111946824 gene encoding uncharacterized protein LOC111946824 — translation MEGQQRNSEVHDGDTAEDVAAAIKATDSILDLHLLDSPSPSSSCSPLPPSASASALLALASPATRRSISMGDFRRVTGALLARSEPPSTSATAPSSKLVTPSSSMEFEAARRRLLEVEERQRVIREMERRLEELREMFVRSEQQVVLHGELVTRISSAAQQGELYVAENGQRLKKGLKFKKHRPTIIFSSMLGLRTCLPWPVKLK, via the coding sequence ATGGAAGGACAACAAAGAAACTCAGAGGTTCACGATGGGGACACAGCCGAGGACGTGGCAGCAGCTATTAAAGCCACAGACTCCATTCTTGATCTCCACCTTCTGGATTCACCATCTCCATCCTCATCTTGTTCCCCTCTTCCTCCATCAGCATCGGCCTCCGCCCTGCTGGCTTTGGCGTCTCCAGCCACCAGGCGCTCAATTTCTATGGGAGACTTTCGGAGGGTTACAGGGGCACTCCTAGCTCGTTCGGAGCCCCCATCAACTTCTGCCACGGCCCCCTCCTCCAAGCTTGTCACTCCCAGCTCCAGCATGGAGTTTGAGGCCGCTCGCCGGCGCCTCCTGGAGGTGGAGGAGCGTCAGCGTGTGATTAGAGAGATGGAGCGGCGACTGGAGGAGCTCAGGGAGATGTTTGTGCGCTCAGAGCAGCAGGTAGTGCTTCATGGGGAGCTGGTGACACGGATATCCAGCGCAGCCCAGCAGGGGGAGCTGTACGTGGCAGAAAATGGTCAACGGCTGAAAAAAGGCTTAAAGTTCAAGAAACATCGCCCGACCATCATCTTTTCCTCCATGCTTGGACTTCGCACGTGCCTCCCATGGCCTGTGAAGCTCAAATAG
- the LOC101169648 gene encoding ribosomal protein S6 kinase alpha-1 isoform X1, producing the protein MFGVLLQSLVHLPAVLVDFYLFGLLEEGKVDPNLESDDDDWHSFSQNGQSTTEDGVTNADKEDGDVKEYNITNVVKEGSEKADASQFELLKVLGQGSFGKVFLVRKVTPPDANQLYAMKVLKKATLKVRDRVRTKMERDILADVNHPFVVKLHYAFQTEGKLYLILDFLRGGDLFTRLSKEVMFTEEDVKFYLAELALGLDHLHSLGIIYRDLKPENILLDEEGHIKLTDFGLCKEAIDHEKKAYSFCGTVEYMAPEVVNRQGHTHSADWWSFGVLMFEMLTGALPFQGKDRKETMNLILKARLGMPQFLSAEAQSLLRALFKRNPSNRLGSGADGAEEIKRHGFFATIDWNKLFRKELKPPFRPAVARPDDTFYFDSEFTSRTPKDSPGVPPSAGAHQLFRGFSFVASTMLEEDGSVEPPQPPPHPVVKQLHGKNLLFSDGYVLKEDIGMGSFSVCKRCIHKATNTEYAVKVIDKTSTDPSEEIDILLRYGQHPNIITLKDVYDNGKQVFLVTELMRGGELLDRILKQKFFSEREASAVLHTITKTVEYLHSQGVVHRDLKPSNILYVDESGNPESIRICDFGFAKQLRANNGLLMTPCYTANFVAPEVLKRQGYDEGCDIWSLGVLLYTMLAGFTPFANGPEDTPNEILNRIGNGHFSLNGGNWDTVSDAAKDLVSKMLHVDPLQRLTAKQVLKHPWIVQREKLPNSQLPHQDPKLVKGAMAATYSALKNSQPTPELKPIESSFLAQRRVKKLPSTSL; encoded by the exons GAAGACGGAGACGTCAAAGAGTACAACATTACCAATGTGGTTAAAGAGGGTTCGGAGAAGGCAGATGCCTCCCAGTTTGAGCTGCTCAAGGTTTTGGGACAGGGGTCCTTTGGAAAG gtgttCCTTGTGCGAAAGGTGACTCCTCCAGATGCTAACCAGCTCTATGCCATGAAGGTTCTCAAGAAGGCCACACTGAAAG TGAGAGATCGGGTCAGAACCAAGATGGAAAGGGATATCCTTGCTGATGTCAACCACCCATTTGTCGTCAAGCTCCACTACG CATTCCAGACTGAAGGAAAGCTTTATCTGATCCTGGACTTTCTCAGAGGGGGAGATCTTTTCACCAGACTTTCTAAAGAG GTGATGTTCACTGAGGAAGACGTGAAGTTTTACCTAGCAGAGCTGGCGTTGGGACTGGACCATCTTCACAGCCTTGGCATCATTTACAGAGACCTTAAACCAGAAAA CATTCTCTTGGATGAGGAGGGACACATCAAACTCACAG ATTTTGGTTTGTGTAAAGAGGCGATTGACCATGAGAAAAAAGCTTACTCCTTCTGTGGCACTGTGGAGTACATGGCTCCTGAGGTCGTGAACCGACAGGGACACACCCACAGCGCCGACTGGTGGTCATTCGGAGTACTAATG TTTGAGATGCTGACAGGAGCGCTTCCATTTCAAGGGAAGGACCGCAAGGAAACGATGAACCTGATTCTAAA GGCACGTCTAGGAATGCCTCAATTCCTGAGTGCGGAGGCCCAGTCTCTGCTCAGAGCTCTGTTCAAGAGGAATCCCTCCAACAGACTGG GATCTGGAGCTGACGGAGCAGAGGAGATCAAGCGGCATGGATTCTTCGCTACTATAGACTGGAAT AAACTCTTCAGAAAAGAACTCAAACCTCCATTCAGACCAGCCGTTGCCCGTCCAGATGACACCTTTTACTTTGATTCAGAGTTCACTTCCCGCACGCCAAAAG acTCTCCTGGTGTGCCGCCAAGTGCAGGAGCTCATCAGCTCTTCAGGGGCTTCAGCTTTGTTGCATCAACTATGTTGGAGGAGGATGGTTCGGTGGAGCCGCCACAGCCCCCACCACACCCAGTGGTCAAG cagctgcatggGAAGAACTTGCTGTTCAGCGACGGGTACGTCCTCAAAGAGGACATCGGCATGGGGTCCTTCTCTGTCTGTAAGCGCTGCATCCACAAAGCCACCAACACTGAGTATGCAGTCAAG gtgattgACAAGACCAGCACAGACCCATCTGAGGAGATTGACATTCTACTTCGATATGGACAGCACCCAAACATCATTACCCTGAAGGAT GTGTACGACAACGGGAAGCAGGTGTTCCTGGTGACGGAGCTGATGCGTGGAGGAGAGCTGCTGGACCGGATCCTCAAGCAGAAATTCTTTTCAGAGCGAGAGGCCAGCGCTGTACTTCACACCATCACCAAGACTGTGGAGTACCTCCACTCCCAGGGG GTCGTACACAGAGACCTGAAGCCCAGTAACATCCTATATGTTGATGAGTCAGGCAATCCCGAGTCCATCAGGATCTGTGACTTCGGCTTTGCTAAGCAGTTGCGTGCCAACAACGGCCTGCTTATGACCCCGTGCTACACGGCTAACTTTGTGGCTCCTGAG GTGCTGAAGCGTCAGGGTTATGATGAAGGATGTGACATCTGGAGCCTGGGAGTTTTACTGTACACCATGCTGGCTGG ttttaCTCCGTTTGCTAACGGACCTGAAGATACCCCAAACGAGATTCTGAACAGGATAGGGAATGGTCATTTCAGTCTGAATGGAGGAAACTGGGACACAGTGTCAGACGCAGCCAAG gACCTTGTCTCTAAGATGCTTCATGTGGACCCCCTTCAGAGACTTACGGCTAAGCAGGTCCTCAAACACCCCTGGATCGTCCAGAGAGAGAAGCTACCCAACAGCCAACTTCCACATCAGGACCCTAAACTGGTCAAG GGTGCAATGGCTGCAACCTACTCTGCCCTGAAGAACTCGCAGCCCACTCCAGAGCTGAAACCCATTGAGAGCTCCTTCCTTGCTCAGAGGCGTGTGAAGAAGCTTCCCTCCACGTCTCTGTAG